The DNA region TTTAAACTAAAAACAAAGTAAAATAAGCCTTCAAAAGACTTATTTTTTCGAAATAATTAATTGTCGTTCGCGACCTTCACCTTCAGAATGTGTTTCGATATCTGAATAATCTTGAGCTAATTTATGGACAGTGAAGCGGTCAGTCGGATTTAAATTTAATCGGTAAGGCTCACCAGTTTTTCGAACTTGTTCAATCCATTTTTCAGCTTTTTCAGTAATTTTTTGAGCTCGTTGTTTTTTATAATCTGCAACATCAATATTTACACGGTGAATTTCAGCATTTTTAGCCTCAAGCGCTCGTGAAATTAAAAATTGTAATGAACGTAAATTTCCAGAATCACGACCAATAAATAAAGAGTTTAGTTCGCTTGAAGGAACTGAAAGCTGAATAATTTCATCATCCGCAGTTGAATGAACCGCCAGATTAACTCCAAAAAAGCTCAAAATATCTTCCAAAAACTTTTGTGCAAAAACAATTGATTCTTCTCGATTCATATTACCTCCGTTTTCCATCTTTCGCTTTAATTCTTCGAATATTCGTTCCGCCTTTCTCTTTCGAATTTTTCTTTATCGTCTTAGATGGTGTATTTTTTACAATGATTGCTTCTTTAGTATTTTTAATCTTATTTTTTGGAGATTCCTGAGCAATTTTTTCCATCTCTTTTGAATCAATTGAGAAAATATATTTTTGCTGAATAATTTGAATAATATTCGAAATTAGGTAATAAAAAATCAAAGCACCATAAAGCCCCATCATAAGAAAGAACAAAATTACTGGGAGAATTAAATTCATATTAGAATTTACAGCAGCGTTAAGTTCTGCTTGATTTGGCTCTTTCCCTTCTGCTGCCTCCTTAAAAATATCACGAATCCGACGATTACCATTTTTTGGCTGAGTCTGCCGAACCATATACCACTGCGAAAGTGTTAGTCCAACTAAAATTATCATCATAAAACCGCTTGAAAGGTCATTTAAAGGCACAGCCGTATCTGTTAAGTCGATAACTCCAAGGAATTTTGGTTCAAGTTTTTTGCTTGAAATAACATCACTCACGCGACTCATTTGTGCAACTGGCTGATATACCCATTTCGAAATTTGATCAGGCGTATTCACTACAATTCGCATCACACTAAAGAAAGTTAACAGGATTGGCAGCTGAATAAATAAAGCCAGCATTGAACGAAATGGCTTGAAATTATGACGGCGATAAAGTTCCATCATCTGTAAAGTTTCAGCTTGCTTATTACCTTTCGAATTTTTGCGAATTTTTTGCAATTCTGGCTGAAGCTCTCGCATAACTTTTGATTGATGAAGCTGACTCTTTGTAAGTGGCCACATCAAAAATCGCACAATTAAAGTGAAGATAATAATTGTGAAGCCAAAATCGCCAATAAAGTTATAAATCACCAATAATAGGTTCAAAATTGGCTGAGTAATAAATAATTCAAATAAATTCATATCTATTATTATACTACTTTCTACTACTTATTACAATAAAAATCAGCCTCTTTAAAGATATCAATTATAGCTTCTTTAAGTTCTTCATGCGGAATATCTTTTATGCTTTTATGAAAAATCATCACTACAACATCAAAAGTGCCATCAATTTTTGGTAGTTCATGGCGAATAATTTCATAAACTCGCCGGCGAATTCGATTTCGGCCAACCGCGCTCTTTAAAACCTTTTTCGAAACCACAACCGCAAAACGTGAATCTTTACGGCGTGGATTTTGTGCAAATTTCACGGTAATTTTTTGTGTACGAACTGAAGTTCCGTTTGAATAAACATAACGCAAGCTACCATGACCATGAAATCTATTTTTATAAGCTAACATAACTGTTTATATTTTAGCATTTTTTAAGTAATTTAGCAAATTAAAACGAGCTCACAGTAAGCCCGTTTTAAAAATTTATTATAGATTAACAATAACTTTTTTATTAGACCAAAATGATGGTTGATAATGGAGTTTTAGTGAAGAACCAGCAGGGACTTCAAAAATTATCGAACCGCTCTTTTTACCACCTTTTACTAAATCACCAGAACCAAGACTATCTGGTAGGCTATAAGTTTGTCCATCAGCGCTTTCAGCGGCTCCGTTAGAATCTTCAGCCTTAAATTCAAAAAACATTATAGTTCATCTCTGTTTCAGATTTATTTTCAATCTTTACTGAAACTTTTACATATTCTTTGCCATCTTTTGGTTTTAAATAAGCATTTCCAGAATTCCAGTTTCGCTCAACCTTTTCAACGGTCAATTCTTTTCCATCGAACGCAATTATATCACCAACATTGAATTCAGTTTTTTCTTCTTTTTTAGACTCACCTTTTTGAGTTTGAGATGATCCGTTTGATCCAGAATTTTTATTTTCACCAACTTTTTCAGGCTGTTTATATTGGCTACCAATAGCAATAATTACAACTATAACAATCCAAAACCAAGCTTTTTTATAGAATGGCTTCTCAGATTTAGTTTTCGAAGATATTCTATTTAGCTGCTTGCTATCATTAGATTCTACAGTTGATTTTTCTTCTTTCATTATAACTCCCTTTATAAAATATTAATTATTACATAATCATTTTACCCCCCCCCCGATATATTTTGTCAAGTATAAAAATAAAAAAAGAGGCTTTCAAAAACCTCTTTTAATCTCGTTTTAGCATTACAGTAAAAGCTTCGCTCGGAATTTCAACATTTCCAAATTTCTTCATTCGCTTTTTACCACGTTTTTGTTTAGCAAGCAGTTTTTTCTTTCGAGAAACATCGCCACCGTAAAGATAACCAGTCACGTCTTTTCGATAAGCCGAAATATTCTCGCGCGCGATAAACTTTCCGCCAATCGCCGCTTGAATCGCCACCTGGAAATTCTGTCGCGGAATAACTTCTTTCAATTTTGCAGTAATTTCACGACCCATTCGTACACTTTCCGAACGGTGACACATCACCGAAAGCGCATCAACCATTTCGCCCGCAACATAAAAATCCACACGCACCAAATCTTCTACCAAATAATCCCAAAGTTCATAATTAAATGAACCATAACCAGATGTAACGCTTTTCAATTGATCATAAAAATCGGTCAAAAGGTTAGCGAGTGGTGCTTCGAAAGAGACCAAAACACGCTCATCAATATAGCTTAAATTCTTTTGCAAACCGCGTTTCGAAACAATCAGCTGGATTACAGCACCAACATAATCTTTTGGTACCACAATTTCACCTTTAATCCACGGCTCACGAATTTCAGAAATTTTTGTTTGATCAGGTAAATCAGCAGCACTTTTAATATCTAATTCTTCACCTGTTGTCAAAATAACATGATAGTCGGTTGAAGGATTAGTTACCACCAAATCTAAGTCGTATTCACGTTCCAAACGCTCGCGAACAATATCCATATGAAGAAGACCAAGAAAGCCAATTCGCACGCCAAAACCTAAAACTGGTGAATTCTCTGGTTCGAATTGAAGTGCAGAATCACTTAAACTTAATTTTTCAACCGCATCTTTCAAATCTTGATAATCTTCATTTGAAACCGGGAAAAACCCAGCATAAACGAACGGCTGAACGTTTTGATAACCAGGTAGAGGCTCACTAGCAGGATTTTTCGAAAGAGTTACAGTATCACCAACTTTTGCCTCACGGGTAGTTTTTAAGTTAGTCACAATGTATCCAATCTCGCCCGCACTCATTTTATCGTATGGTGTCATTTTTGGCTGAAGCTTACCAATTTCTAGCGCCAAACCTTTTGAATCTGTCGCCATCATTTTAATTTCTTCACCTTTTTTTAGCTCACCCGAAAAAATACGCACGTATAAAATTACGCCACGGTAATCATCATAATAACTATCAAAAATTAAAGCTTTTAGTGGTTTCATTAAATCTCCTTTGGTGCAGGAATTTTCTCAATCACCGCATTTAAAACTTCTTCAACACCCATTCCTGTTTTGGCTGAAATATGTAAAATTTCACTTTCATCACAACCTAAAAGATTAATAACTTCTTTCGAAACTCGCGGAATATCTGCTGCGGGTAAATCAATTTTATTCAAAACTGGAATAATTTTTAAATCTGCCGCCATTGCAAGATAAACATTAGCCAAAGTTTGTGCTTGAATCCCTTGCGAAGCATCAACCACTAAAATTGCACCTTCACAAGCTTGAAGAGAACGCGAAACTTCATAGGAAAAGTCAACATGTCCAGGAGTGTCAATTAAATTCAATTCTATCCCCTGCCAATTCATTGTTACAGGCGCAAGTTTAATTGTAATTCCTTTTTCGCGCTCCAAATCCATCGAGTCTAAAAGCTGCGACTTCATATCACGTTTTTGAACAGTACCGGTAATTTCCATCATTCGGTCAGCTAAGGTCGACTTACCGTGATCAATATGAGCAATAATACAAAAATTTCTAATCTTTTCTAAATTCATAAACTTTCTATATTTTAACAGATTTTTAAAGTTTAGGCAAATTATTTAATCTTAACTTGCACGAAAATCATCTTTTTAATTTGCGAAATAATCGGCTCAGCTTCTTCAAGTTTTAATAATTTTGCGACCAAGACATAAGTTGTTGAACTAACTAATCCGATAAATATAAATTTTGGAAAAGTTGAGAAGAATCGTAAATCAGAGCCAAGCAAAGGCATTCTCGCCACCAATAAATAACAAATTAAACCAGCTGTAGCACTAGCAATCACCATTCGAAAAATCCCTAAAAGAAATTGTGCGTCAAAAAGCCCATCAATTCTTTTTCGCATCAAAAATAGTAAAATCACAATTTCAAGAACTGCGCCAATCGCCTGCGCCCAAGCTAATCCATAAGCACCAAATTTAAAAATTAAGCTGAAAATTATCGCCAAAACAATATTCAAACCAATTGCAACCAACGAGATATAAAATGGTGTTTTTGTATCTTCCATTGCGTAAAAACTCCTTGCTGCAATATGATAAATTGAACGTGCAAAAATCGAAAGAACAAGAACACCCAAAAGCCCAGCAATCAAATCATCACCACCGTTTTTAATAAAGCTAACGATATAGCCACGCAAAAAGAAGAACAAAACCGAAACTGGCAAAGCTAAGAAAATAATCATTCGAAGAGCCGATTGTAGATCTTTTCGAAAGAGATCTTTTCGGCCGATTGCTAATCTTTCAGTTAAATTCGGGAAAAAAGCGGTAGAAATCGCCACACCAATTAAGTTTACTGGCATCATTTGAAGAGTTAAACTTTGCGAATAAGCACGAACTGTTCCCGAACCCATTCGGCTTGCCATATTTGTTTCAACAATTGAATTTACGTAGTCTAAACCTTGATCCATTGAGCGTGTTGGTAGCAGCTTCATTACCTGCTGAAATCCTCTATTTTTCCAGAAAATTCGAAATTGATATTTAAAATCAACACCAATTAAACCAGCTGCTGCAATCAAAAGTTGCAAAACCGATCCAAAAGCAACACCGATTGCTACACCCATAATTCCGCCTTCAAAAATTTGAATACCAAAAATATTAATTCCATTTGTGAAAAACACTGTTCCGATAATAATTCCAATGTTGTAAATTGCAGGCGCAAGAGCTGAAAAAGTAAATCTTCCAATTGCTTGCTGAACACTTGTCAAAACTGTTGCAATCGCAAAAAGAAATGGATTAATTGCAATCACACGCATCATTGATATAGCTAAAGATCGCGAAGATTCACTTAAACCTGGGCCAACAATATATTTAACTAAAGGCTCTGCGAAAATAATAATTAAAACAGATGTTACTAAAGTTAAAAGTGCTAACAAATTTAAAACACTCGAACTTAATTCCCAAGCAGATTTTTTATTTCGATTTGCCATTCGCTGGTTAAAAACTGGAATAAACGTTACACTTAAAGCTCCCGAAACCAAAATGAAAAACATAAAATCAGGAATTGTAAAAGCTACCGTGTAAGCATCAATTCCGTCTGGGTAAGAATCTAAATAATACGAATTTAAAAGCCTGTCTCGCAAAAAGCCTAACAAGCTCGACAAAAGCGTCGAGCTCGCAAGAACGATTGCTGCAAATTTTACTGTTAATCTTGAGTTAGCTTTCGAAACAATTGATCTAACTTTTGATTTCATAATTAATCGTGAAGTTTTGCTTCCTTAGGCAATTTAGCATTTTTTAAAATTTCAGCAACTTCTTTTTCATCAAGGGTTTCTTTTTCGAGAAGTGCATCTGTTAATTCTTTGAGCGGTTTTTTATTCGCTTTAAGAATTGTGGCAGCACGCTCAACGGCCTCTTTAATTAATTTAGCAATTTCTGCATCAATTTTTTCAGCGGTTTTTTCAGAATATGGTCGCTCGCGAGTCATTTTGTCAAAGAACATTCCAGAATTTTCTTCATGAAAAACTTGATCAAGTAAATCTTCACCCATACCAAATTCAATTACCATATTTCGAGCAATATCAGTTGCATTTCGAAGGTCGCTTGATGCTCCGGTTGAAATTCCAGCCTCGCCATAAATCAACATTTCAGCCTGACGTCCACCCATTGCGCGCGCCAAGATATCTTTATATTCGAAAATATTTGTATAGCTTCGATCTTCTGGCGGTAAAAACCATGTTACACCACCAGTTCCACCACGCGGAATAATTGTAACCTTATGAACTGGGTCTGAATCTGGTAAAACATGGCCAACAACAGCATGGCCAGCTTCATGCCAAGCGGTAGTTTCACGTTCTAAATCACTCATAACTTTTGATTTTCGTTCTGGGCCAATCGCCACTTTTTCGAAAGCTTCAGTTAGATCTTCATTAGTAATTACTTCACGGTTATTTCGTGCTGCTAAAATAGCTGCTTCATTTGCAATGTTTGCAAGGTCAGCACCTGCAGAACCAGCAGTTTTCTTTGCTAATGCGTTCAAATCAACAGATTCATCAACTTTTTTATTCTTGAAATGAACCTCTAAAATTGCTAAACGATCTTTTCTTTCAGGAAGAGAAATTTCTACACGGCGGTCAAATCGGCCAGGTCGAAGAAGGGCTGGGTCGAGTACATCAGCACGGTTAGTTGCAGCCAAAACAATAACACCAGTATCCTTTTCGAAACCATCCATTTCAACCAAAATTTGGTTCAAGGTTTGTTCACGTTCATCATGGCCTCCACCCATTCCAGAGCCACGTTTTCTGCCGACCGCATCAATTTCATCAATAAAGATGATCGCTGGAGCATTCTTTTTTGCTTTCGAAAACAAATCTCGAACACGTGAAGCACCAACGCCAACAAACATTTCCATAAATTCTGAACCTGAAATCGAGAAAAATGGAACTTTCGCCTCACCCGCAACAGCACGAGCTAACATTGTTTTACCAGTTCCTGGGTTTCCAACCATCAAAATACCACTTGGGATTTTTGCACCCATTTTTTGGTATTTTTTAGGATCTTTCAAAAAATCAACAACTTCATATAAATCTTGTTTAGCGTTTTCATTTCCAGCAATATCTTCAAATTTAATCTTCTTTTTATCTTCACCGTAAAGTTTTGCTCGAGATTTGCCGAAATTCATTGCTTGCGAATTTTGACCAGTTGCCGAACGCATAATTAGCATAAAGAAAGCTACAATCGCAATAACTGGCACAATCATAACTGTTAAATTCCAAATTATTTCCGAAGAGTTATCAACTGGCATTACATCAACAGTAGTCTTTCCTTTTTCAAGCCCTTGTTCATAAATTGTTCCACTTTCTTTAACTGATTTTTCGCTAGCTCTCTTCTCGCCTTTTCTAGTAATCCTTACATCATTTCCCTGAATTTCTAGTTTCGAAATCTCACCTTTATTAGCGCGCAAGATCACATCCGAAATAGCAACTTCTTTTAATTTATTTGAAAAAATATTTTGGCTCACCCAAATTCCACTAAAAATAGCTATAATCACCACCCAAAAAATAACATTCAGAGATAGCTTCTTAAAATTATTGTTTTTCTTATCTTTCATCATCTTCCTTTCCGGTCATTCAACTCTTACCATTTTAACAAATTTTTAAAGCGTTTTCAACCAAAAAAAGAAAAACAAATTCTAATGAATCCCTATAAATCACTAACATCTCATTTTAGTTAGATTTTCATCAATATAAAAATTTTAACTCACTTTTAAACTAGATAAACTATTCATTCACTAACTGTAGTAAGTGTAAAACTCCAGTAATTTCTAGAAAATACAACTTCTTGCCCCTCTAAAATTTGTGTTTTTGATCCATTTTTAAAAGTTCGAATCACATGCAAAAAATCCCAAACTTGTTTTGAAAGCGGAATCCTGCCAGATTGACGAATCATAATCTCACGCAAAACCTCATAACAAACTTCATCTGAATTCTTACGAAAAAACTCTCGTTCAAATTTTTGCCCATCGCCAATTTCAAACAAAATCTCTTGAGTTATTTTTTCAATTTCACGGCGAAGTTCAATTTGCCTTTGCCAAATTTTAAAAATCGATTCCAGATCTTTTTCGCTAAAATTCAAAGTTTTTCGAATTCGATTGCGTGTATATTTTTGACTAAAATTAGTTGAATCCTCTCGCCAAATTAAACCTTGTTGCTTTGCCATTTTTAGAATTTCTAATTTCGAAAATCGCAAAAAAGGACGTTCAATATCTGGAGAATCAAAACATGCCACCGCCCGCCAACCGCCACCACGCACCAAATTTAGCGCAAAAGTCTCCGCCAAATCATTCTTATGATGCGCCGTAAAAATTATAGCATTTTCACGTTTAGCAATTTTTCGCAAAAAAATATATCGAGCATTTCGAGCTTTTTCTTCACTTGAATTTTCTCCTAAATTACCATGCTCAAATTCAAATTTCAATCTATCTTTTTCTGCTAATCTTCGAACAAATTCACAGTCTTCTTGACTTTCTTTTCCGCGAATCCCATGCTCAAAATGCGCAACAATCAAGTTTTCTTCAAGCCATTTTTGCCCATTTTTATTTCGAAAAAATCGCACTAAAAAATCTAGCAAAACAACTGAATCCACGCCACCAGAAACTGCCACGACTATCTTCTTCATATAAATTCATTTTACCACACTTGCGTTTTTAAATCGATTATGTTAAAATTTAAACAATGAAAGAAGGTGGGAAAATTTCGAAAATTAAAGAGATAAAGTTCGAAAATTCAGTTAAATTTGCAGCCGAAAGTATTATTGAAAATGCCCTAAATCTGCACGCGACTGATGTTCATATTGAACCAAGAGAAGAATCAACTTTGGTCCGTTTTCGAATTAACGGCGTTTTAAAAACCGTTAATGAATTTTCGAAAGATTTTTTACCAAAATTAGCTAAATATTTTAAGCATCTTGGCGGTTTAAATTTTAGTGAAAAAACTTTTCCACAATCCGCTACAATTCGACATGGAGAAGCTCGGATTCGAATTTCTACAACTCCAGTTTTTTTGGGTGAGAAAGTTACTTTAAGGTTAATTCGAGCCCGAAAAAGTGTTAGAAAACTTAATGAAGTTGGGCTTTGGGGCGAAAACTTACAGCAAATTCAACAAATTTTACGCCAACCGCGTGGAATTGTTTTTACAATTGGTGAAGGAAATAACACAACTAATTTCTCAATTTTAAATGAGTTAAATTCGAGCGAAAAAAATATTGTTACAATTGAAAAAAATATTGAAAAAACTATTTCAGGAATTAACCAGACTGAAATCAATCCAAGAATTGGTTTAGATTATTTTGAAATGACTAAATCAGCTTTGAGTCAAAATCCTGATATTTTATACATTGATAACCTAAAAGATTCGAAAACTGCCGAGCTTATTTTTGACGCTTCAATGCGAGGGAAATTCATCATCGCAAGCCTTTCAGTTCAAAAAATAAGTGAAATTATCCCATTTTTAAATTATCTTGGAATTGAACCGTTCTTAATTAGTGCAAATGTTCTAGGAATGATATCGCAAACCTTAATTCGTACCGTTTCGAAAAAGGCAATTTCAAAAACCAAAATCTCAAAAGAAGAATCTTCGCTGATTTTACAGGAATTTAAAACTACGGGAGCAAAAATCCATCAATTAGAAAAAGATTTTCGCGATAAAGTTCACCCAAAAAATAAACTTTCAACTTCTTCAAATGCTATTTTAGAATTACCAATTGTTCGAAAAAAAGAAAATTACGAATTAGCTTTCTCTGGAAATACTGCAATTTTTGAAGTTTTAAGTTTAATTAACGGCGATATTTCAAAAGAAATTAAAAATTTAATTCAAATTAAGCCAACTTCAGTTGAAATTGAAGAAATTCTTTCAACAAATAATTTTAGAAATATGAAATTAGATGGTTTAGCGAAGGTTCTACAAAACGAAACAATTCTACCAGAATTAATGCGGAAAACTGGATTTTAAAACAATAATTTGTTAAAATTATAAATAATTATGTTAATTTTAGCTTCAAAATTACTAAACACACCAATTATGGGGCTACAAACTGGCTCTCAACTTGCCCTAACCGGCAATGCAATTATTAATCCTGAAAATTTACAAATTTTAGCTTACCAATTAAAAGCTAATTCTTTTTCGAACGAAGAAATGTTAATACGAATCGCTGATATTCGTGAACTTTCAAGAATTGGATTTATTATCGACTCTGGTGAAGATTTTATTCTCCCAACAGATGTGATTAAAATTAAAGAAATAATTGACCTTGATTTTGACATCTTAAATCTTAAAGTTGAAGATGAAAAAGGTTCAAAAATTGGTAAAATAATTGACTACACTTTAAGTTTAGCTGATTTTTCAGTTCAACAATTAATCGTAAAACGGCCATTTTTAAAATCATTAAACGACCCAGCTTTAACAATTCACCGATCTCAAATTGTTGCGATAAGTGACGATACTATCACAATTCGCTGCGAAAAAGAAGAAGCCCCACAAAAACGAGCAGAAAGAACTGAGAATTTTGTGCCAAATTATATAAATCCCTTTCGAGATTAAAATTATTCTTTCGAAAGCGCCTTTTTAATTTCATCAAAAGAAAAACCCTGTCGAGCCAAATAAGCAATTAACTTTTGTTCATCTGTATATTTTTTAGCTTTTTTAGCGATTATTTTTTGAATCTCATCCTCATCATTTCGATTTGATTCACTTAAAACCTGTTCAATAATATCTGAAGAGACACCTTTTGAGAATAATTCAGATTTTAGTTTTTTAATTGAGCTACCTTTTCTCTGATTACGATTTTCAACCCAGAATTTAGCAAACTTTTCATCATCAATATATTTTTTTTCAATCAATCGGTTCAAAACCTGTTCAACTGAAATTTTCGAAACTCCTTTTTTTTCATAGAATTCACCTGTTTTACGATTTTTAAGCTTACGATTCAAAGTTTTTTTCCATAAATAATCACTAATTTCCTTTTTAGAATGTGGCCTCATTAAGCAATAATTTAAAGCTAAAGCATAAAGTTTACCAAATTCACTCTGCTGTTCAAGATTTTCGATTTCAGTTTTTGTAAATTTAGATCCAATTTTAATATTTAATTGAGTTAATTGAAAAATATCTAGCGAAAAACGATATTTTCCATTCACAAAAATATTTACCCGATTTTGATTTTTAACTGCTTGTTTTATATCTGTGATTATAAAAAAACCATCCTTAAAAGTAGCTTCTTTAGAGCTATTTTTTATCTTTTTATTTTCAAAATCACTATGATCAAAAATCTCTAATGCCATAAAAATTAAAATCAAATTAGCCCAAATTTATCGGGCTAATTATTTTATTCTTCAGTTTTTTCTTCGTTTGGAGTTTCTTCAATAAATTCTTCACCACGAATTTTTGCTCGAACCTTAGCATCAATTTCTGTCATTACATCTGGATTTTCAAGCAAATATCGTTTAGCGTTTTCACGACCTTGACCAATATTCTGATCATTATATTTATAGAATGCGCCAGATTTTCCTAAAATTTCATGTTCAACCGCTAAATCTATAATATCTCCAGTTTTCGAAATTCCCTCGTTATACATAATGTCGAATTCGGCAACTCGGAACGGTGCTGCAATCTTGTTTTTCACAATTTTAACCTTTGTACGGTTTCCAATTACATCATCACCACTTTTAATTTGAGCTGTTCGGCGAATATCAGCACGAACTGAAGCATAGAATTTAAGCGCGTTACCACCAGTTGTGGTTTCAGGATTTCCAAACATCACACCAATTTTCATTCGAATTTGGTTGATGAAAATTACCGTAGCTTTTGATTTATTGATAATTCCAGTAAGTTTTCGAAGCGCTTGCGACATTAAACGAGCTTGAAGTCCCATGTGAGCGTCACCCATATCTCCATCAATTTCAGCCTGCGGAACAAGAGCTGCAACTGAGTCGACTACAATTAAATCAACTGCGTTCGAACGCACCAAAGTTTCAGTAATTTCAAGCGCTTGCTCACCATTATCAGGCTGTGCAACAAGCAAGTTTTCAGTATCAACACCAAGTTTGCGTGCATAAGCTGGATCAAGTGCATGCTCAGCATCAATAAACGCCGCTGTTCCACCTTGTTTTTGAATTTCAGCAATTGCATGAAGTGTTAAAGTAGTTTTTCCTGAACTTTCTGGTCCATAAATTTCAATAATTCGCCCCTTAGGGTATCCACCGCCAAGCGCAATATCTAGACTTAAACATCCTGAAGGTAGAAGCTCAACATCAACTTTATGGTTTTCACCAAGCTTCATAATTGAACCATCACCAAATTGTTTCGAAATTTGTGCAATCGCTAAATCTAGCGCTTGTTTTTTGCCATCTTCAGCCATTCC from Candidatus Saccharimonas sp. includes:
- a CDS encoding recombination regulator RecX, whose protein sequence is MILIFMALEIFDHSDFENKKIKNSSKEATFKDGFFIITDIKQAVKNQNRVNIFVNGKYRFSLDIFQLTQLNIKIGSKFTKTEIENLEQQSEFGKLYALALNYCLMRPHSKKEISDYLWKKTLNRKLKNRKTGEFYEKKGVSKISVEQVLNRLIEKKYIDDEKFAKFWVENRNQRKGSSIKKLKSELFSKGVSSDIIEQVLSESNRNDEDEIQKIIAKKAKKYTDEQKLIAYLARQGFSFDEIKKALSKE
- the recA gene encoding recombinase RecA, with amino-acid sequence MAKAKKTDVGMAEDGKKQALDLAIAQISKQFGDGSIMKLGENHKVDVELLPSGCLSLDIALGGGYPKGRIIEIYGPESSGKTTLTLHAIAEIQKQGGTAAFIDAEHALDPAYARKLGVDTENLLVAQPDNGEQALEITETLVRSNAVDLIVVDSVAALVPQAEIDGDMGDAHMGLQARLMSQALRKLTGIINKSKATVIFINQIRMKIGVMFGNPETTTGGNALKFYASVRADIRRTAQIKSGDDVIGNRTKVKIVKNKIAAPFRVAEFDIMYNEGISKTGDIIDLAVEHEILGKSGAFYKYNDQNIGQGRENAKRYLLENPDVMTEIDAKVRAKIRGEEFIEETPNEEKTEE